The Lycium barbarum isolate Lr01 chromosome 9, ASM1917538v2, whole genome shotgun sequence genome has a segment encoding these proteins:
- the LOC132611824 gene encoding uncharacterized protein LOC132611824, which yields MVQAREKRLLYLHELEEFLYHAYNSAKMYKERTIHDKSIQPRDFEPGQLVLLYNSRLKIFGGKLKSKWSGPFEVVRVIAYGAVEQKLLNAERTFLVNGQRVKHYFGEVINPEKTSMDLKKA from the coding sequence ATGGTTCAAGCTAGAGAAAAGAGACTGTTGTATCTGCACGAGTTGGAGGAATTTCTCTATCATGCTTATAATAGCGCGAAAATGTATAAGGAGCGAACAATTCATGACAAGAGCATCCAACCTCGTGACTTTGAGCCTGGGCAGTTAGTCTTGTTGTATAACTCTAGGCTGAAGATTTTCGGAGGGAAGTTGAAAAGCaagtggtctggtccgtttgaagTTGTTCGGGTCATTGCATATGGGGCGGTTGAGCAAAAACTGCTGAATGCCGAGCGAACATTCTTGGTAAATGGGCAGAGGGTCAAGCACTATTTTGGGGAGGTCATCAATCCAGAGAAGACCTCAATGGATCTAAAAAAGGCTTGA